In Vibrio atlanticus, the following proteins share a genomic window:
- the asnS gene encoding asparagine--tRNA ligase gives MTYAPVTDVLGGKLAVDSEVTVRGWIRSRRDSKAGISFLAIYDGSCFDPIQAVVPNNLNNYEDEVLKLTTGCSVEVTGKIVESPAKGQDFELAATDVKVVGWVEDADTYPMAKTRHSIEYLREVAHLRPRTNVIGAVARVRNCLSQAIHRFYHEQGFFWTSAPLITASDAEGAGEMFRVSTLDMENLPRTDEGKVDFNEDFFGKETFLTVSGQLNAEAYACALSKVYTFGPTFRAENSNTSRHLAEFWMVEPEVAFADLDDVAKLAEDMLKYVFAAVLEERRDDLEFFASRIDKQAITRLEQFVDADFAQVDYTDAIQILLDSGKKFEFDVEWGIDMSSEHERYLAEEHFKAPVIVKNYPKDIKAFYMRLNDDGKTVAAMDVLAPGIGEIIGGAQREERLDILDERMIGMGIDPEHMSWYRDLRKYGTVPHAGFGLGFERLVSYVTGMGNVRDVIPFPRTPRSANF, from the coding sequence ATGACTTACGCGCCTGTAACAGACGTACTTGGCGGCAAGCTAGCGGTAGACAGTGAAGTAACTGTTCGCGGCTGGATCCGTTCACGTCGTGATTCCAAAGCTGGAATCTCTTTCCTTGCCATTTATGACGGCTCTTGTTTCGACCCGATTCAGGCCGTGGTTCCTAATAATCTTAATAATTACGAAGACGAAGTATTAAAGCTAACAACTGGCTGCTCTGTTGAAGTAACAGGTAAGATTGTTGAGTCTCCAGCGAAAGGTCAAGACTTCGAACTAGCAGCAACTGACGTTAAAGTTGTAGGCTGGGTTGAAGATGCTGACACTTACCCAATGGCTAAGACACGTCACTCTATCGAATACCTTCGTGAAGTTGCTCATCTACGCCCACGTACAAACGTGATCGGCGCAGTAGCACGTGTACGTAACTGTCTATCTCAAGCGATTCACCGTTTCTACCACGAGCAAGGTTTCTTCTGGACTTCAGCTCCGCTTATCACTGCATCTGATGCAGAAGGCGCTGGTGAAATGTTCCGCGTATCTACGCTAGACATGGAAAACCTACCTCGCACTGACGAAGGCAAAGTTGACTTCAACGAAGATTTCTTCGGTAAAGAAACTTTCCTTACAGTATCTGGCCAACTTAATGCTGAAGCTTACGCTTGTGCACTAAGCAAGGTTTACACGTTCGGTCCTACGTTCCGTGCTGAAAACTCAAACACAAGCCGTCACCTAGCTGAGTTCTGGATGGTTGAGCCTGAAGTTGCGTTTGCAGACCTTGACGATGTAGCGAAACTGGCTGAAGACATGCTTAAGTACGTTTTCGCTGCTGTTCTTGAAGAGCGCCGCGATGACCTTGAGTTCTTCGCTTCTCGCATCGACAAGCAAGCAATCACTCGTCTAGAGCAATTCGTAGACGCTGATTTCGCACAAGTTGATTACACTGATGCAATCCAAATCCTACTAGACTCTGGTAAGAAATTTGAATTCGACGTTGAGTGGGGCATCGACATGTCTTCTGAGCATGAGCGTTACCTAGCTGAAGAGCACTTCAAAGCACCTGTTATCGTTAAGAACTACCCGAAAGACATCAAAGCTTTCTACATGCGCTTAAACGACGACGGCAAGACAGTTGCAGCAATGGACGTACTTGCACCAGGCATCGGTGAAATCATCGGTGGTGCACAACGTGAAGAGCGTCTAGACATTCTAGACGAGCGCATGATTGGTATGGGTATCGACCCTGAGCACATGAGCTGGTACCGCGACCTACGTAAATACGGCACAGTGCCGCACGCTGGCTTCGGTCTTGGTTTCGAGCGTCTAGTATCTTACGTAACAGGTATGGGCAACGTTCGTGACGTTATCCCGTTCCCACGTACACCACGCTCTGCTAACTTCTAA
- a CDS encoding IS5 family transposase — protein sequence MPRTMLTDIRWELLLQVMKSTGRIYDKTEHRMTFEGILYRMRTGIPWRDLPSEFGEWSTVYRRFNLWSKKGILDKLFKSLSSMADFEWVFLDGSIVRAHQHSTGAATESSEQIGKSRGGNSTKIHLAVDSGGLPICFDLSEGQRHDIVHAESLVEQLDEVNTIVCDKGYDSEPFRTFVKERGGETVIAKRNYGQDIDKDSMDWCLYKYRHLVENAFGRIKHYRAISSRYDKLERNYASMLSLAFMLMWLPMYC from the coding sequence ATGCCAAGAACAATGCTAACTGATATTCGCTGGGAACTGCTACTCCAAGTTATGAAAAGTACAGGTCGTATTTACGATAAAACTGAACATCGAATGACATTTGAAGGAATACTTTATCGAATGAGAACAGGTATTCCTTGGCGAGATCTACCCTCTGAGTTCGGAGAGTGGAGTACCGTTTACAGACGATTTAATCTTTGGTCAAAGAAAGGGATTTTAGATAAACTTTTCAAAAGCTTATCTAGCATGGCTGATTTTGAATGGGTCTTTCTTGATGGCTCTATAGTTCGAGCGCATCAGCATAGTACAGGTGCAGCTACTGAAAGCTCAGAGCAAATAGGAAAAAGTCGCGGGGGCAACTCAACCAAAATTCACTTAGCCGTAGATAGTGGTGGTCTGCCGATTTGCTTTGATTTATCAGAAGGACAACGCCACGATATAGTGCATGCCGAAAGCTTAGTTGAACAACTCGATGAAGTTAATACTATCGTTTGTGATAAAGGATATGACAGCGAACCTTTCCGTACTTTTGTTAAGGAACGTGGCGGAGAAACGGTAATTGCTAAACGCAATTACGGACAAGATATAGACAAAGACAGTATGGATTGGTGTCTATACAAGTATCGTCACTTGGTCGAAAATGCCTTTGGGAGAATTAAGCATTATCGAGCTATTTCAAGTAGATATGACAAGCTAGAAAGGAATTATGCCAGCATGTTATCGCTGGCATTCATGTTAATGTGGCTACCGATGTATTGTTGA